The following coding sequences lie in one Elusimicrobiota bacterium genomic window:
- a CDS encoding DUF2283 domain-containing protein, translating to MKLNYYGDTDSLYIDLNSRPSAETREIVEGLLVDLDKDGRVVGIDIDHASTMRDLKKLELLHLPVVEINAA from the coding sequence ATGAAATTGAATTATTATGGGGATACGGATTCGCTGTATATTGATTTGAATTCGAGGCCAAGCGCGGAGACACGGGAGATAGTGGAAGGCCTTCTTGTGGACCTGGACAAGGACGGTCGTGTGGTCGGCATCGATATCGACCACGCGTCGACAATGAGGGACTTGAAAAAGTTGGAACTTTTGCACTTGCCCGTGGTGGAGATCAACGCGGCCTAA
- a CDS encoding type II toxin-antitoxin system HigB family toxin produces the protein MRIITRKRLIEFSKRHPDARHGLTHWYRVMTHTDYASRAALRVTFPSADAVDPLTVFNIAGNEVRLIVAIHYNRKIVYIRHVLTHAEYDKDKWKE, from the coding sequence ATGAGGATCATCACGCGAAAACGGTTGATCGAGTTTTCAAAACGGCACCCCGATGCACGACACGGTCTCACGCATTGGTATCGTGTCATGACGCATACGGATTATGCCTCACGGGCGGCCCTTCGGGTTACGTTTCCCAGTGCCGATGCTGTCGATCCGTTAACGGTTTTCAATATTGCAGGAAACGAGGTCCGATTGATTGTAGCGATCCACTACAACCGCAAGATCGTCTACATCCGCCACGTGTTGACTCACGCGGAATACGACAAAGACAAATGGAAGGAATAA
- a CDS encoding transcriptional regulator, translating into MRLKLKEIIKAWPVLSKALSVPHKRAEYEETVALLDELIDTVGENENHPLASLMETLSAVVEAYEQHHVPEFSEEPRFSLRALMKEHGLTQGNLPEVGSQGVVSEVLNGKRRLNIRQIQALSHRFGVAPAVFL; encoded by the coding sequence ATGCGCCTCAAACTGAAAGAAATCATCAAAGCCTGGCCCGTTCTGTCGAAAGCGCTGTCCGTTCCTCACAAACGTGCCGAGTATGAAGAGACGGTCGCGTTGCTCGATGAATTGATCGACACCGTGGGGGAAAACGAAAATCATCCCCTGGCCTCTCTCATGGAAACGCTCTCCGCCGTTGTCGAAGCCTACGAACAACACCACGTCCCCGAATTTTCGGAGGAGCCACGCTTTTCTCTCAGAGCGCTCATGAAAGAACATGGTCTCACCCAGGGGAACCTCCCCGAGGTGGGCAGCCAAGGGGTCGTCTCCGAAGTCTTGAATGGAAAACGACGCCTCAACATCCGTCAAATCCAAGCACTCAGCCACCGTTTCGGCGTGGCCCCCGCCGTCTTCCTGTAA
- a CDS encoding HAMP domain-containing protein — protein MKHISLRTKLVAHSTLLVLVAVVGVGVSLYIAEKRYLIQRFDQSQEDNVNSLVQIRREAVTAQNDQLLLSYLSLLRRSRALSYAMIQDNTGRVVAHTNPAFVGQRLTDPLSLRAIEATSLLRQQGGATDDVVDLALPIMQGFTRMGIARVGYSQTSMGLLVGQALEAAHHRIVIAGLLAIGFGVVVAVMLSLLLTRPIGLLRDGAHKIGEGNLDHRIRITTRDELGELAHEFNVMATKLQELDQLKQDFVSNVTHELRSPLTSLRGYVELLLREGAGAINEEQREFLIVIKNNSVRLARFIDNLLDVAKIEAGKIELHPERIRLQDLALEMTVVFRPLAQEKDITFLTDFPPRLRPIHADADKLLEVMTNLLSNAFKFTPAQGKVTLAATEEEGNVHILIKDTGIGIPPESLGIIFNKFEQVKPTQGLARKTKGSGLGLTIVKGIVEAHGGRVWIESQMNQGTTVHVLLPQPGREEEDIELI, from the coding sequence TTGAAACATATTAGCCTTCGCACAAAACTGGTTGCCCATTCCACCCTGCTGGTGCTTGTGGCCGTCGTCGGGGTCGGGGTTTCCCTTTACATTGCGGAGAAACGCTACCTGATCCAACGATTTGATCAATCCCAAGAAGACAATGTCAACTCGTTGGTTCAAATCCGCCGGGAAGCCGTCACCGCCCAAAACGATCAACTTCTTTTAAGTTACCTTTCCCTTCTTCGCCGGTCCCGAGCGCTCAGCTACGCCATGATCCAAGACAACACGGGACGCGTCGTGGCACACACCAACCCCGCCTTTGTGGGGCAACGCCTAACCGACCCCCTCAGTCTTCGCGCCATTGAGGCCACAAGCCTTCTCCGCCAACAAGGCGGGGCAACAGACGATGTGGTGGATTTGGCTCTCCCGATCATGCAAGGGTTCACCCGAATGGGAATTGCCCGGGTCGGATATTCGCAGACCTCCATGGGCCTACTGGTGGGGCAAGCCCTGGAAGCCGCTCACCATCGCATCGTGATCGCGGGCCTTTTGGCCATAGGATTCGGCGTCGTGGTCGCGGTCATGCTGTCCTTGCTCCTAACGCGCCCGATTGGGCTATTGAGGGACGGCGCCCATAAAATTGGTGAAGGAAATTTGGACCACCGCATTCGCATCACCACACGGGACGAACTGGGTGAACTCGCCCATGAGTTCAACGTCATGGCCACGAAACTCCAGGAATTGGACCAATTGAAACAGGACTTTGTTTCCAACGTCACCCACGAACTCCGATCCCCCCTCACCTCCCTGCGCGGGTATGTGGAACTTCTCCTCCGAGAAGGGGCGGGCGCCATTAACGAAGAGCAGCGGGAATTTCTGATCGTTATAAAAAACAATTCGGTTCGGCTGGCCCGGTTCATCGATAACCTTTTGGACGTGGCAAAAATCGAAGCGGGGAAAATAGAACTTCACCCCGAACGCATCCGGCTACAAGATCTTGCTTTAGAAATGACGGTCGTCTTCCGGCCCCTCGCCCAGGAAAAAGACATCACGTTCCTAACGGACTTCCCCCCCCGCCTTCGCCCCATCCACGCGGACGCGGACAAACTTCTGGAAGTGATGACAAATTTATTGAGCAACGCCTTCAAATTCACCCCGGCCCAAGGGAAAGTCACTCTGGCCGCAACCGAAGAAGAGGGGAACGTGCACATCCTCATCAAAGACACCGGCATCGGGATCCCCCCGGAATCCCTGGGAATTATTTTCAACAAATTTGAACAGGTCAAACCCACCCAAGGATTGGCCCGAAAAACAAAGGGGTCCGGCTTGGGACTTACGATTGTGAAAGGGATTGTGGAAGCCCATGGCGGTCGGGTGTGGATCGAAAGTCAGATGAATCAAGGCACCACGGTCCATGTTCTCCTTCCCCAACCCGGCCGGGAGGAAGAAGATATCGAATTGATTTAA
- a CDS encoding response regulator transcription factor has protein sequence MIKKRVLVVDDDRDIRRLVESILSKEGFVTIGAENGADALKKVVNSKPDLIILDLQLPDKDGFEICKILRADPATRYIPVVFLTVQNLDSYKIAGLEIGADDYITKPFNQTELVARIKAVLRRAEWRDKKDPGLKEGPLTIDMEKHTAVMDGKAINLAPKEFDLLLTLMRNEGKVLTRAELSETVWGQEYFGNTRTVDVHVGRLRRKLGKQGDRVKTVERIGYRFE, from the coding sequence ATGATAAAGAAACGCGTCTTGGTTGTGGATGACGACAGAGACATCCGCCGTTTGGTGGAAAGCATCTTATCCAAAGAGGGATTTGTCACCATCGGGGCGGAAAACGGGGCCGACGCCTTAAAAAAAGTCGTCAATTCAAAACCTGACTTGATCATCCTTGATCTCCAATTGCCGGACAAAGATGGGTTCGAGATTTGCAAAATCCTTCGGGCGGATCCTGCCACACGCTACATCCCGGTGGTTTTCCTCACTGTCCAAAACCTAGATTCCTACAAGATCGCCGGGTTGGAAATCGGGGCCGACGACTACATCACCAAACCGTTTAACCAAACGGAATTGGTGGCCCGGATCAAAGCCGTCCTTCGCCGCGCCGAATGGCGGGACAAAAAGGACCCCGGCTTAAAAGAAGGCCCCCTCACCATTGACATGGAAAAACACACGGCTGTCATGGATGGGAAAGCCATCAACCTGGCCCCCAAAGAATTCGATCTCCTCCTCACCCTCATGCGCAACGAAGGGAAAGTTCTCACCCGCGCCGAACTCTCGGAAACCGTTTGGGGTCAAGAATATTTCGGCAACACCCGAACAGTTGACGTTCATGTGGGCCGTCTCCGCCGTAAACTGGGCAAACAAGGCGACCGCGTCAAAACCGTCGAACGCATCGGCTACCGCTTCGAATAA
- a CDS encoding response regulator, translating into MSYEKRILVIDDDIGMADLLGDFCEALGFDVRCVTDARDSLRAAIEFRPHLITLDLEMPFVNGYEVLRRLRVHPVTNGTPVMIVSGMVDETRLGESPVKVKLIKPVRYSVFAKNLQGLLETRDF; encoded by the coding sequence ATGTCGTATGAAAAACGAATTCTTGTCATCGACGACGACATCGGCATGGCTGATCTGTTGGGGGACTTTTGTGAAGCGTTAGGGTTTGACGTCCGGTGTGTGACGGACGCGCGGGATTCGCTTCGGGCGGCCATTGAATTTCGGCCGCACCTCATTACACTGGATCTGGAAATGCCGTTCGTGAACGGCTACGAAGTGCTGCGGCGGTTACGGGTTCATCCGGTGACGAACGGAACGCCGGTCATGATTGTTTCTGGTATGGTGGACGAAACCCGGTTGGGGGAATCTCCCGTGAAAGTCAAGCTGATTAAGCCGGTCCGGTATTCGGTTTTCGCCAAAAACCTGCAGGGGTTGTTGGAGACGAGAGACTTCTGA